The sequence below is a genomic window from Candidatus Hydrogenedentota bacterium.
CGTGGCCGCCGAGGACTTCCGCCTACTCGTTACAATTTCGTATTATTCAGCGACTGCCTCTCGCAAACTGCTAATGTCGCGTAGAGGCGGCTGGCCGAAAAGGCGATTGTACTCGCGGCTGAACTGGGAGGGGCTTTCGTAACCAACTTGGTACGCCGCGGCCGCTGCTTCCAAATGTTCCACAAGCATCAAGCGTCTCGCTTCATTGAGTCGCATAAACTTCTGGAACTGCAGAGGGCTCATGGCCGTTAAAGCCCGAAAGTGATGGTGGAAGGTCGAGGTGCTCATGTTGACATATGCCGCCAGATCGTCAACATGAAGGGGTTTGCTGAAATTACCTTTCAGCCAGTCAACTGCACGTGAAATCTGATGGCTCTGGGTTCCCGCAGCTGCAATCTGTCGCAAGCGCAGGCCTTGCTCTCCCACGAGCAGGCGGTAGAGGATTTCCCGTTGGATGAGTGGAGCAAGAACAGGAATGCTGTCAGGCTCATCAAGCAGATCGATTAGCCTGTGGAAGGCGTGGAGCAAGGGCAACGAAACTTTGCTGACGGCTATTCCTCGGCTCGCCTGTTGCGCCTTTGGCAGCGGAAGACTACTGTCCACCATCAATTGCGCCATCGCCCGCTGGTCAAGCTCCAGTCTCAGCCCAAGATACGGCTTCTCTCTGCTTGCCTCAGTAATCTCCACTATCACAGGAAGGCCCAGCGAAGTGACCAGGTATTGGTGCGCATCATAAATATATACTTCTTCTCCCAACACGACTCGTTTGCTGCCTTGTGCAATCAGGCAGACGTTCGGCCCCAGCATATAGCTGACCGGCTCCGTGGGCGCTTCATGTTGAAAGAGAAAGAGCGCAGGGATTGCGGTAGCGCCGTCTTCCGTCCGCTCGGCCCATCGTGCAATTCGCGCAGCCAACCCCAACCGCATGGCCTCTATTGCTGTTTCCTGTGCTTCCACAACAATTTGTCTGGAAACTTGCGAAGTATTACGCTTGGACATTGAAATTCCCTCCACTCTTAATGTTGTTAATTTTAGCATGAATTCCGTGCTCTCTGGCAACGGCGAACGAAATTCCGGAGAATTAGGCAAGAA
It includes:
- a CDS encoding AraC family transcriptional regulator, which produces MRLGLAARIARWAERTEDGATAIPALFLFQHEAPTEPVSYMLGPNVCLIAQGSKRVVLGEEVYIYDAHQYLVTSLGLPVIVEITEASREKPYLGLRLELDQRAMAQLMVDSSLPLPKAQQASRGIAVSKVSLPLLHAFHRLIDLLDEPDSIPVLAPLIQREILYRLLVGEQGLRLRQIAAAGTQSHQISRAVDWLKGNFSKPLHVDDLAAYVNMSTSTFHHHFRALTAMSPLQFQKFMRLNEARRLMLVEHLEAAAAAYQVGYESPSQFSREYNRLFGQPPLRDISSLREAVAE